The Athalia rosae chromosome 7, iyAthRosa1.1, whole genome shotgun sequence genome window below encodes:
- the LOC105693704 gene encoding uncharacterized protein LOC105693704 isoform X3 produces MRIHPGQNDTMPEDPSHATITIESTDPDTNEKHISRYTCEYDGCTRTYSTVGNLRTHMKTHKGEYRFKCAEPDCGKAFLTSYSLKIHIRVHTKIKPFECSHDGCDKAFNTLYRLRAHQRLHSGNTFNCEKTGCLKFFTTLSDLKKHVRTHTQERPYKCRETGCGKAFTASHHLKTHKRTHTGERPYTCSYTYCKRSFTTPHSLKSHIKTHKKVVKNTVMVRKEDSEAVRKEDEDVHCRPEAKIEIKKVSNSDVPFYTIIPLSLEDDSEEVDQLGDSPVIHVSKDTKNNDNHEGSFGLTGHSPQQTRLSDTSTCKFESTKNNELVLLTSNNVTINEFPQNTINELNNNCEEYEKLEIFESISTSDGQNNDIQNIANRETNVSLPISIGNDHDAVNNHSQKHSDPLNLQQEIMQNGLQNTIAQISVSKSFSNAPKRYKSDGHTIETDFGNQGLAICQESPTFYSANSIANDPLTINGTEDNQKLFDNDPTHYGNTVNANNIGGNTTKPFVENAADTSAEIYSTRNINESDNLADSTTHQIKSKVFLNSSGVYSDFIYGTNHSQNSNDPGTEQTNEPIHPSVPIKDVVIAGSKILNEVENSGIYPRDIYKSSDTNDKPESLLADPMKKNEHLEALELAIASEEEIPSPWIDVMALASAPSLRTESWSEFNAFPTAVHSLVDLAGPEPYPLELGTEFQSNVNLVPIENAWEDIRVVGSTTSTTSSSLNINSSSNKVDRNILQAITADADICRCVDCKCDQVQNCQNCYSSTTVEKNEKMNDTGNETMHLPSGGSRLQTEHLNNFSNYKSEKDIDYTKELDYDSHTINKDVSILTEFNGYKNTFGTKNDNEEGKDCTCGCIYQSMESEFMDITGMENFIDKKTCECLVLENGTKFCDTIIEIENIITTKSFPQGSDSILPNIVSKKSDEGNEDETTVDTGVVEKNEMLSSVCKCASKCVGNSETKSSCKCDNSCGHCQTKSPTGINVMDKFDGGVVGNKKSGCGCGCNDDKNNSKCCGKKSSHSGTGIENKMKSNCCNKERIVCEKKVNNSETESEIACQSQRNSYHDPDILRGDEASQKPQTADQGNEMCAKLTMCNNLNGTNSENFNNDTTKSEEFQLSKHREHSNTIASLSVEGNCNNLSTKAMAADFATCLDSDCSCDSGSGGCRSCCVIVCLKTLQQLQRVFSQNCCKDKTPGDRNIMLPVSLIRKLAGNE; encoded by the exons ATGCGGATTCATCCGGGACAAAATGATACTATGCCTGAAGATCCGTCGCATGCTACAATTACGATTGAAAGTACGGATCCTGACACTAATGAGAAACACATTAGTCGTTATACCTGTGAATATGATGGCTGCACAAGGACCTACAGTACAGTTGGCAATCTCCGCACGCACATGAAAACACATAAGG GCGAGTATCGATTTAAATGTGCAGAACCAGATTGCGGTAAGGCATTCTTGACGTCGTACAGCCTGAAAATTCACATAAGAGTTCACACTAAAATAAAACCATTCGAGTGTAGTCACGACGGCTGTGACAAAGCGTTCAATACTCTATATAGACTGAGAGCTCACCAAAGATTACACAGCGGTAACACTTTCAATTGCGAAAAAACAGGCTGTTTAAAATTCTTCACGACCCTAAGCGATCTTAAGAAACACGTACGAACGCACACTCAGGAACGACCCTACAA aTGTCGAGAAACTGGCTGCGGCAAAGCTTTTACAGCTTCGCATCACCTAAAAACTCACAAAAGGACGCATACAGGTGAACGTCCGTACACATGTTCCTATACCTACTGCAAGAGGTCCTTTACTACTCCGCACAGCTTGAAAAGTCACATTAAAACGCATAAAAAGGTTGTTAAAAATACAGTGATG GTGCGGAAAGAAGATAGTGAAGCTGTTAGAAAAGAGGATGAAGATGTGCATTGTCGACCAGAGGCAAAAATTGAGATTAAAAAAGTCAGCAATAGTGACGTACCGTTTTATACCATTATACCTTTAAGTTTAGAGGATGACTCGGAAGAAGTCGACCAGCTAGGCGACAGTCCTGTAATTCATGTTTCTAAAGACaccaaaaataatgataatcatgaAGGTAGTTTCGGTTTGACGGGTCATAGCCCACAACAGACTAGATTATCCGATACATCAACGTGCAAATTTGAGTCTACTAAAAATAATGAACTCGTACTTTTAACGTCAAACAACGTTACTATAAATGAATTCCCACAAAATACTATCAACGAGTTGAACAATAACTGcgaagaatatgaaaaattagaaatattcGAATCCATATCTACATCCGATGGACAAAATAATGACATACAAAATATTGCGAATCGTGAAACAAATGTATCACTTCCGATTTCTATCGGCAATGATCACGACGCTGTTAATAATCATAGCCAGAAGCACTCAGACCCACTTAATTTACAACAAGAAATTATGCAAAATGGCCTACAAAACACTATTGCCCAAATCTCTGTCTCTAAGAGTTTTTCTAACGCTCCAAAAAGGTACAAAAGCGACGGTCACACCATTGAAACCGATTTCGGAAATCAGGGCTTGGCAATTTGCCAGGAAAGTCCAACATTTTATAGCGCGAATTCAATCGCTAACGATCCATTGACTATCAATGGTACAGAAgataatcaaaaattatttgacaaCGATCCGACGCACTATGGCAATACTGTGAATGCAAATAACATTGGAGGAAACACTACGAAGCCATTTGTGGAAAACGCGGCCGATACTTCAGCTGAAATATACTCGACGAGAAATATTAATGAATCTGACAACCTCGCAGATTCTACAACTCATCAGATTAAATCTaaagtttttttgaattcttctgGAGTATactctgattttatttatggAACAAATCATTCTCAAAACTCAAACGATCCAGGGACAGAACAAACCAATGAACCAATTCATCCTAGTGTCCCAATCAAGGATGTGGTTATCGCTGGGTCAAAGATCCTCAATGAAGTTGAAAACTCTGGAATTTATCCTCGTGATATTTACAAATCTTCTGACACGAACGACAAACCTGAAAGTCTCTTGGCAgatccaatgaaaaaaaacgagcattTAGAAGCTCTGGAACTAGCTATAGCTTCCGAAGAAGAAATCCCGTCGCCTTGGATCGATGTAATGGCTCTGGCATCTGCGCCTTCTTTGAGAACAGAATCTTGGTCTGAATTCAACGCTTTTCCAACTGCTGTTCATTCCCTTGTCGATCTGGCTGGCCCTGAACCGTACCCTTTAGAACTTGGGACAGAATTTCAGAGCAATGTCAACCTGGTGCCGATAGAAAATGCTTGGGAAGATATTAGAGTAGTGGGCAGTACGACTAGTACCACGAGTAGTTCGTTGAATATAAATAGTTCAAGCAATAAAGTCgatagaaatattttacaagCAATCACAGCAGACGCCGATATATGTAGATGCGTAGATTGCAAGTGTGACCAAGTTCAGAACTGTCAAAACTGCTACTCGTCAAccactgttgaaaaaaatgaaaaaatgaatgacacCGGTAATGAAACAATGCATTTACCGAGCGGAGGATCTCGGCTACAGACTGaacatttgaataatttttccaactaCAAGTCTGAAAAAGATATCGACTATACCAAAGAGTTGGATTATGATAGCCACACGATCAACAAAGACGTTTCGATCCTCACGGAATTTAATGGCTACAAAAACAcgtttggaacaaaaaatgataacgagGAAGGTAAGGACTGTACGTGCGGCTGTATTTATCAAAGTATGGAGTCCGAATTCATGGATATAACAGGtatggaaaattttatagataaaaaaactTGCGAATGTTTGGTACTTGAGAATGGTACAAAATTTTGCGACACTataatcgaaattgaaaatataattacaactAAAAGTTTTCCGCAAGGTTCCGACAGCATTTTACCAAATATAGTAAGTAAGAAAAGTGATGAGGGCAACGAAGATGAAACTACAGTAGATACCGgtgttgtagaaaaaaatgaaatgttgtCTTCTGTCTGCAAATGTGCGAGTAAATGTGTAGGCAATTCAGAAACGAAATCAAGTTGTAAATGTGATAATAGCTGCGGTCATTGTCAGACAAAATCACCGACAGGGATAAATGTTATGGATAAATTTGACGGAGGCGTAGTTGGCAATAAAAAGAGTGGTTGCGGATGTGGCTGTAATGATGACAAGAATAATAGTAAatgttgtggaaaaaaatctagcCATAGTGGCAcaggaatagaaaataaaatgaagtctAATTGCTGTAACAAGGAAAGAAttgtatgcgaaaaaaaagtcaacaaTTCTGAAACAGAATCCGAAATTGCCTGTCAAAGTCAAAGAAATTCATATCATGATCCCGATATCTTGAGAGGCGATGAGGCCTCTCAAAAACCACAAACTGCAGACCAGGGAAACGAAATGTGTGCAAAGTTAACGATGTGCAATAATTTAAATGGTACAAATTCTGAAAACTTTAATAATGATACGACTAAGTccgaagaatttcaattatcaaaaCATCGCGAACACAGCAATACGATAGCTTCTCTGTCAGTAGAAGGAAATTGTAATAATCTATCAACAAAAGCTATGGCTGCTGATTTCGCAACATGTCTCGACAGCGACTGCTCGTGTGACTCTGGATCAGGCGGATGTAGATCATGTTGCGTTATAGTGTGTCTTAAAACATTGCAACAATTGCAAAGGGTATTTAGTCAGAATTGTTGTAAAGATAAAACACCTGGCGATCGGAACATAATgctgcctgtgtctttgataaGAAAATTAGCTGGAAAcgagtaa
- the LOC105693704 gene encoding transcriptional activator cubitus interruptus-like isoform X4, translating to MNCFTNLLLNKFGFPRIVLVGEYRFKCAEPDCGKAFLTSYSLKIHIRVHTKIKPFECSHDGCDKAFNTLYRLRAHQRLHSGNTFNCEKTGCLKFFTTLSDLKKHVRTHTQERPYKCRETGCGKAFTASHHLKTHKRTHTGERPYTCSYTYCKRSFTTPHSLKSHIKTHKKVVKNTVMVRKEDSEAVRKEDEDVHCRPEAKIEIKKVSNSDVPFYTIIPLSLEDDSEEVDQLGDSPVIHVSKDTKNNDNHEGSFGLTGHSPQQTRLSDTSTCKFESTKNNELVLLTSNNVTINEFPQNTINELNNNCEEYEKLEIFESISTSDGQNNDIQNIANRETNVSLPISIGNDHDAVNNHSQKHSDPLNLQQEIMQNGLQNTIAQISVSKSFSNAPKRYKSDGHTIETDFGNQGLAICQESPTFYSANSIANDPLTINGTEDNQKLFDNDPTHYGNTVNANNIGGNTTKPFVENAADTSAEIYSTRNINESDNLADSTTHQIKSKVFLNSSGVYSDFIYGTNHSQNSNDPGTEQTNEPIHPSVPIKDVVIAGSKILNEVENSGIYPRDIYKSSDTNDKPESLLADPMKKNEHLEALELAIASEEEIPSPWIDVMALASAPSLRTESWSEFNAFPTAVHSLVDLAGPEPYPLELGTEFQSNVNLVPIENAWEDIRVVGSTTSTTSSSLNINSSSNKVDRNILQAITADADICRCVDCKCDQVQNCQNCYSSTTVEKNEKMNDTGNETMHLPSGGSRLQTEHLNNFSNYKSEKDIDYTKELDYDSHTINKDVSILTEFNGYKNTFGTKNDNEEGKDCTCGCIYQSMESEFMDITGMENFIDKKTCECLVLENGTKFCDTIIEIENIITTKSFPQGSDSILPNIVSKKSDEGNEDETTVDTGVVEKNEMLSSVCKCASKCVGNSETKSSCKCDNSCGHCQTKSPTGINVMDKFDGGVVGNKKSGCGCGCNDDKNNSKCCGKKSSHSGTGIENKMKSNCCNKERIVCEKKVNNSETESEIACQSQRNSYHDPDILRGDEASQKPQTADQGNEMCAKLTMCNNLNGTNSENFNNDTTKSEEFQLSKHREHSNTIASLSVEGNCNNLSTKAMAADFATCLDSDCSCDSGSGGCRSCCVIVCLKTLQQLQRVFSQNCCKDKTPGDRNIMLPVSLIRKLAGNE from the exons ATGAATTGTTTTACTAATctacttttgaataaatttggctTTCCAAGGATCGTCCTTGTCG GCGAGTATCGATTTAAATGTGCAGAACCAGATTGCGGTAAGGCATTCTTGACGTCGTACAGCCTGAAAATTCACATAAGAGTTCACACTAAAATAAAACCATTCGAGTGTAGTCACGACGGCTGTGACAAAGCGTTCAATACTCTATATAGACTGAGAGCTCACCAAAGATTACACAGCGGTAACACTTTCAATTGCGAAAAAACAGGCTGTTTAAAATTCTTCACGACCCTAAGCGATCTTAAGAAACACGTACGAACGCACACTCAGGAACGACCCTACAA aTGTCGAGAAACTGGCTGCGGCAAAGCTTTTACAGCTTCGCATCACCTAAAAACTCACAAAAGGACGCATACAGGTGAACGTCCGTACACATGTTCCTATACCTACTGCAAGAGGTCCTTTACTACTCCGCACAGCTTGAAAAGTCACATTAAAACGCATAAAAAGGTTGTTAAAAATACAGTGATG GTGCGGAAAGAAGATAGTGAAGCTGTTAGAAAAGAGGATGAAGATGTGCATTGTCGACCAGAGGCAAAAATTGAGATTAAAAAAGTCAGCAATAGTGACGTACCGTTTTATACCATTATACCTTTAAGTTTAGAGGATGACTCGGAAGAAGTCGACCAGCTAGGCGACAGTCCTGTAATTCATGTTTCTAAAGACaccaaaaataatgataatcatgaAGGTAGTTTCGGTTTGACGGGTCATAGCCCACAACAGACTAGATTATCCGATACATCAACGTGCAAATTTGAGTCTACTAAAAATAATGAACTCGTACTTTTAACGTCAAACAACGTTACTATAAATGAATTCCCACAAAATACTATCAACGAGTTGAACAATAACTGcgaagaatatgaaaaattagaaatattcGAATCCATATCTACATCCGATGGACAAAATAATGACATACAAAATATTGCGAATCGTGAAACAAATGTATCACTTCCGATTTCTATCGGCAATGATCACGACGCTGTTAATAATCATAGCCAGAAGCACTCAGACCCACTTAATTTACAACAAGAAATTATGCAAAATGGCCTACAAAACACTATTGCCCAAATCTCTGTCTCTAAGAGTTTTTCTAACGCTCCAAAAAGGTACAAAAGCGACGGTCACACCATTGAAACCGATTTCGGAAATCAGGGCTTGGCAATTTGCCAGGAAAGTCCAACATTTTATAGCGCGAATTCAATCGCTAACGATCCATTGACTATCAATGGTACAGAAgataatcaaaaattatttgacaaCGATCCGACGCACTATGGCAATACTGTGAATGCAAATAACATTGGAGGAAACACTACGAAGCCATTTGTGGAAAACGCGGCCGATACTTCAGCTGAAATATACTCGACGAGAAATATTAATGAATCTGACAACCTCGCAGATTCTACAACTCATCAGATTAAATCTaaagtttttttgaattcttctgGAGTATactctgattttatttatggAACAAATCATTCTCAAAACTCAAACGATCCAGGGACAGAACAAACCAATGAACCAATTCATCCTAGTGTCCCAATCAAGGATGTGGTTATCGCTGGGTCAAAGATCCTCAATGAAGTTGAAAACTCTGGAATTTATCCTCGTGATATTTACAAATCTTCTGACACGAACGACAAACCTGAAAGTCTCTTGGCAgatccaatgaaaaaaaacgagcattTAGAAGCTCTGGAACTAGCTATAGCTTCCGAAGAAGAAATCCCGTCGCCTTGGATCGATGTAATGGCTCTGGCATCTGCGCCTTCTTTGAGAACAGAATCTTGGTCTGAATTCAACGCTTTTCCAACTGCTGTTCATTCCCTTGTCGATCTGGCTGGCCCTGAACCGTACCCTTTAGAACTTGGGACAGAATTTCAGAGCAATGTCAACCTGGTGCCGATAGAAAATGCTTGGGAAGATATTAGAGTAGTGGGCAGTACGACTAGTACCACGAGTAGTTCGTTGAATATAAATAGTTCAAGCAATAAAGTCgatagaaatattttacaagCAATCACAGCAGACGCCGATATATGTAGATGCGTAGATTGCAAGTGTGACCAAGTTCAGAACTGTCAAAACTGCTACTCGTCAAccactgttgaaaaaaatgaaaaaatgaatgacacCGGTAATGAAACAATGCATTTACCGAGCGGAGGATCTCGGCTACAGACTGaacatttgaataatttttccaactaCAAGTCTGAAAAAGATATCGACTATACCAAAGAGTTGGATTATGATAGCCACACGATCAACAAAGACGTTTCGATCCTCACGGAATTTAATGGCTACAAAAACAcgtttggaacaaaaaatgataacgagGAAGGTAAGGACTGTACGTGCGGCTGTATTTATCAAAGTATGGAGTCCGAATTCATGGATATAACAGGtatggaaaattttatagataaaaaaactTGCGAATGTTTGGTACTTGAGAATGGTACAAAATTTTGCGACACTataatcgaaattgaaaatataattacaactAAAAGTTTTCCGCAAGGTTCCGACAGCATTTTACCAAATATAGTAAGTAAGAAAAGTGATGAGGGCAACGAAGATGAAACTACAGTAGATACCGgtgttgtagaaaaaaatgaaatgttgtCTTCTGTCTGCAAATGTGCGAGTAAATGTGTAGGCAATTCAGAAACGAAATCAAGTTGTAAATGTGATAATAGCTGCGGTCATTGTCAGACAAAATCACCGACAGGGATAAATGTTATGGATAAATTTGACGGAGGCGTAGTTGGCAATAAAAAGAGTGGTTGCGGATGTGGCTGTAATGATGACAAGAATAATAGTAAatgttgtggaaaaaaatctagcCATAGTGGCAcaggaatagaaaataaaatgaagtctAATTGCTGTAACAAGGAAAGAAttgtatgcgaaaaaaaagtcaacaaTTCTGAAACAGAATCCGAAATTGCCTGTCAAAGTCAAAGAAATTCATATCATGATCCCGATATCTTGAGAGGCGATGAGGCCTCTCAAAAACCACAAACTGCAGACCAGGGAAACGAAATGTGTGCAAAGTTAACGATGTGCAATAATTTAAATGGTACAAATTCTGAAAACTTTAATAATGATACGACTAAGTccgaagaatttcaattatcaaaaCATCGCGAACACAGCAATACGATAGCTTCTCTGTCAGTAGAAGGAAATTGTAATAATCTATCAACAAAAGCTATGGCTGCTGATTTCGCAACATGTCTCGACAGCGACTGCTCGTGTGACTCTGGATCAGGCGGATGTAGATCATGTTGCGTTATAGTGTGTCTTAAAACATTGCAACAATTGCAAAGGGTATTTAGTCAGAATTGTTGTAAAGATAAAACACCTGGCGATCGGAACATAATgctgcctgtgtctttgataaGAAAATTAGCTGGAAAcgagtaa